Proteins encoded within one genomic window of Oncorhynchus nerka isolate Pitt River linkage group LG9b, Oner_Uvic_2.0, whole genome shotgun sequence:
- the LOC115114556 gene encoding suppression of tumorigenicity 18 protein-like isoform X3, with protein MKGADKAIVAKSFGIWKSSSQRSRTMEKPDESSEESKENLSSCTCESLRKENEFHAHILKKVKNCAQIDQGGLRGPCSTSYIFPKKLQIKMDSEGEENTHQTCNGGKVPADCITQAPSTYGSMAARKRLAQEGVQGAPVNKRKSLLMRPCHYSPSEACCEEENEDLAPPQDKEELRNIDTPADGYSETLNEPKRNGCQDAITKPHDSFGWSEVVTDFPHQEAAASETLEDEEVAERNQEEEEEEQSQDRMSMTCRSSPRKSPYRDSWEAEWEPLSLSHSARVNGSNGSISSPSKATTGERYLLGRNDYLHMRDHDPDSVLSGYNMGRAGPFQTGTLRLYRSTPSEEDSEGEPEVERPPRLEAWALGLQEMERPLSLEMDRGDRDRGDRDWDRGRVNLSLLEQAMALQSEQRQVLHNAYREMDRFLLEQMTNERRHQRLLDVDTRVGYHGCKDSPRPDKKDIRCPTPGCDGTGHVTGLYPHHRSLSGCPHKVRVPPEILAMHENVLKCPTPGCTGRGHVNSNRSTHRSLSGCPIAAAVKVSKPQEESPKCRQAPERLSSSHFPHQIQQHLVFLDSSPTRPLGPLMKKLELNQYNYRFAHHHPVTAALQANLTKDMDKYSKIRFDYASFDAQVFGKQPLMAPNQDQEISSSHLPDSLKYTGVLGAPGNRVPTPGPERHSPPSHYKPGGEGLQATTATTAILNLSTRYRSNMESISGRPLASSTKDMPIEVDENGTLDLSMKKGREVKAPPQVPLGDATQSPPESTLSKQAGSVHISPAFYQALCERDTWDTPLNFSKAQQQIMHDREEDFDDASLEDQGYSGDASMFSPKTDMLLRDSKKELMSCPTPGCDGSGHVTGNYASHRSVSGCPLADKTLKSLMAANSQELKCPTPSCDGSGHVTGNYSSHRSLSGCPRARKGGLKLTPNRDEKDDQEIKCPVMGCDGQGHTSGKYTSHRSAGSCPLAAKRHKESSINGLPFPWNKACKQELPHCPLPGCNGLGHANNVFVTHRSLSGCPLNAQSIKKKMTGEEMMTIKLQASSGVDNNNDVQHLDHEIKELNESNLKIEADMMQLQTQQISSMECNLKTIEEENKMIEQHNDSLLKELGHLSQALINSLTDIQLPQMGPISEHNFEAYVNTLTDMYNSSEHDYSPECKALLDNIKQAMKGIHV; from the exons AGAATGAATTTCATGCTCACATCCTGAAAAAAGTCAAGAATTGTGCACAAATCGACCAAGGTGGACTGCGTGGACCTTGCAGCACGTCGTATATATTTCCAAAAAAACTGCAAATAAAG ATGGATTCAGAAGGAGAggaaaacacacaccaaacatgcAACGGGGGTAAAG TTCCAGCTGACTGCATCACCCAGGCTCCAAG CACATATGGGTCTATGGCTGCTAGGAAGAGGCTCGCCCAGGAAGGGGTGCAGGGCGCCCCCGTCAACAAGAGAAAGTCTCTCCTGATGAGGCCCTGCCACTACAGCCCCAGTGAGGCGTGCTGTGAGGAGGAGAACGAGGACCTGGCACCGCCACAGGACAAAGAAGAGCTGAGGAACATTGACACTCCAGCAG ATGGATACTCAGAAACACTTAACGAGCCCAAGAGAAATGGCTGCCAGGACGCAATAACAAAACCCCATGATTCCTTTGGATGGTCTGAAGTGGTGACTGACTTTCCCCATCAGGAGGCTGCAGCCTCGGAAACTCTGGAGGACGAAGAAGTGGCGGAACGAAaccaagaagaagaggaagaagaacaaAGTCAGGACAGGATGAGTATGACTTGCAGATCGTCGCCACGTAAAAGCCCATACAGAGACAGCTGGGAAGCCGAGTGGgagcctctgtccctgtctcattCTGCAAGGGTGAATGGCTCCAATGGCTCTATCAGCAGCCCCTCCAAAGCCACCACCGGAGAAAGATACCTATTGGGGAGAAACGACTACCTACACATGAGAGACCATGATCCTGACTCTGTCCTTAGTGGGTACAACATGGGCAGAGCAGGTCCCTTCCAGACAGGGACCCTGCGGCTCTACCGATCAACCCCCAGTGAGGAGGACAGTGAGGGGGAGCCAGAGGTGGAGAGGCCTCCTCGGCTGGAGGCCTGGGCCCTGGGCCTGCAGGAGATGGAGAGACCCCTGAGCCtggagatggacagaggagacagagacagaggagacagagactgggacagagggagGGTGAACCTGAGTCTCCTGGAACAGGCCATGGCATTGCAGTCAGAGCAGAGACAGGTCCTCCACAATGCCTACAGGGAGATGGATAGGTTCCTACTGGAGCAGATGACCAATGAGAGGAGGCACCAACGGCTACTGGATGTGGACACCAGGGTGGGCTATCATGGATGCAAAG ACTCTCCACGACCAGATAAGAAGGATATAAGGTGTCCTACCCCTGGTTGTGACGGCACTGGCCATGTCACTGGTCTGTACCCCCACCACAGGAGTCTGTCTGGCTGTCCCCACAAAGTCAGAGTCCCCCCAGAGA tcCTGGCCATGCATGAAAACGTCCTCAAGTGTCCTACTCCCGGGTGCACAGGAAGGGGCCATGTAAACAGCAACCGTAGCACCCACCGGAG TCTCTCAGGCTGCCCCATTGCTGCTGCAGTGAAAGTCTCCAAACCTCAAGAGGAGAGCCCCAAATGCAGACAAGCACCTGAACGATTGTCCAG TAGCCACTTTCCTCATCAAATCCAACAACACCTCGTCTTCTTGGATTCTTCTCCAACCAGGCCTCTCGGCCCCCTCATGAAGAAGTTGGAGTTGAATCAGTACAACTACAGGTTCGCCCATCACCATCCTGTCACCGCCGCCTTGCAAGCCAACCTCACCAAGGACATGGACAAGTACAGCAAGATCCGCTTTGATTACGCCAGCTTTGATGCACAGGTCTTCGGCAAGCAACCTCTGATGGCACCCAACCAGGACCAAGAAATCTCTTCTTCACACTTGCCTGACT CTCTAAAGTACACTGGCGTTCTGGGCGCCCCCGGCAACCGCGTGCCCACGCCAGGCCCTGAACGCCACAGCCCACCCAGCCATTACAAACCTGGAGGTGAGGGGCTCCAAGCCACCACTGCCACCACTGCCATCCTCAACCTCTCCACCCGCTACCGAAGCAACATGGAGTCCATCTCGGGTCGGCCCCTTGCGTCCTCCACAAAG GACATGCCCATAGAAGTGGATGAGAACGGCACTCTGGACCTGAGTATGAAGAAGGGTCGGGAGGTGAAAGCCCCACCCCAGGTGCCTTTGGGAGACGCTACCCAGTCCCCTCCTGAGTCCACTCTGTCCAAGCAGGCCGGAAGTGTGCACATCAGCCCTGCCTTCTACCAGGCCCTGTGCGAGAGAGACACCTGGGACACCCCTCTCAACTTCAGCAAAGCACAGCAACAAATAATGCACGACAGAGAG GAAGATTTTGATGACGCTTCTCTGGAGGACCAGGGCTACTCTGGAGACGCAAGCATGTTCAGCCCCAAGACTGATATGCTCTTAAGAGACTCTAAGAAAGAGCTGATGAG CTGTCCTACCCCTGGCTGTGACGGTAGTGGCCATGTTACAGGAAATTATGCATCACATCGAAG TGTATCTGGGTGTCCCCTGGCTGACAAGACTCTCAAATCACTGATGGCAGCCAACTCTCAGGAACTAAA GTGCCCAACACCTAGTTGTGATGGATCTGGACATGTGACAGGGAATTATTCTTCACACAGAAG TTTGTCAGGATGTCCACGTGCCAGAAAGGGAGGCTTGAAGCTTACACCAAACAGAGATGAAAAAGACGACCAAGAAATAAA GTGTCCAGTGATGGGTTGTGATGGGCAGGGCCACACATCAGGGAAGTACACATCTCACCGCAGTGCAGGGAGCTGCCCCCTTGCTGCCAAGAGGCATAAAGAGTCATCCATCAATGGCCTCCCCTTCCCCTGGAATAAGGCCTGCAAACAGGAACTGCCCCACTGTCCCCTGCCCGGTTGCAATGGCCTTGGACATGCCAATAACGTGTTTGTCACCCATAGAAG TTTGTCTGGATGCCCTCTTAATGCTCAGAGTATTAAGAAGAagatgacaggagaggagatgatgaCTATTAAACTTCAAGCCAGCAGTG GAGTCGACAACAACAATGACGTGCAACACTTGGATCATGAAATCAAAGAACTGAATGAATCCAACCTGAAAATAGAAGCTGACATGATGCAACTGCAGACCCAA CAGATTTCATCGATGGAATGTAACCTGAAGACAATTGAGGAGGAGAACAAGATGATTGAACAGCACAACGACAGCCTTCTGAAGGAGTTAGGTCACCTCAGCCAAGCTCTCATCAACAGTCTCACAGATATCCAACTGCCTCAAATG GGGCCCATCAGCGAGCATAATTTCGAAGCCTACGTGAACACATTAACAGATATGTACAACAGCTCTGAGCACGACTACTCTCCCGAGTGTAAGGCTCTCTTGGATAATATCAAACAGGCTATGAAGGGAATCCACGTTTAA
- the LOC115114556 gene encoding suppression of tumorigenicity 18 protein-like isoform X2, translated as MKGADKAIVAKSFGIWKSSSQRSRTMEKPDESSEESKENLSSCTCESLRKENEFHAHILKKVKNCAQIDQGGLRGPCSTSYIFPKKLQIKMDSEGEENTHQTCNGGKVPADCITQAPSTYGSMAARKRLAQEGVQGAPVNKRKSLLMRPCHYSPSEACCEEENEDLAPPQDKEELRNIDTPADGYSETLNEPKRNGCQDAITKPHDSFGWSEVVTDFPHQEAAASETLEDEEVAERNQEEEEEEQSQDRMSMTCRSSPRKSPYRDSWEAEWEPLSLSHSARVNGSNGSISSPSKATTGERYLLGRNDYLHMRDHDPDSVLSGYNMGRAGPFQTGTLRLYRSTPSEEDSEGEPEVERPPRLEAWALGLQEMERPLSLEMDRGDRDRGDRDWDRGRVNLSLLEQAMALQSEQRQVLHNAYREMDRFLLEQMTNERRHQRLLDVDTRVGYHGCKDSPRPDKKDIRCPTPGCDGTGHVTGLYPHHRSLSGCPHKVRVPPEILAMHENVLKCPTPGCTGRGHVNSNRSTHRSLSGCPIAAAVKVSKPQEESPKCRQAPERLSSSHFPHQIQQHLVFLDSSPTRPLGPLMKKLELNQYNYRFAHHHPVTAALQANLTKDMDKYSKIRFDYASFDAQVFGKQPLMAPNQDQEISSSHLPDSLKYTGVLGAPGNRVPTPGPERHSPPSHYKPGGEGLQATTATTAILNLSTRYRSNMESISGRPLASSTKDMPIEVDENGTLDLSMKKGREVKAPPQVPLGDATQSPPESTLSKQAGSVHISPAFYQALCERDTWDTPLNFSKAQQQIMHDREQEDFDDASLEDQGYSGDASMFSPKTDMLLRDSKKELMSCPTPGCDGSGHVTGNYASHRSVSGCPLADKTLKSLMAANSQELKCPTPSCDGSGHVTGNYSSHRSLSGCPRARKGGLKLTPNRDEKDDQEIKCPVMGCDGQGHTSGKYTSHRSAGSCPLAAKRHKESSINGLPFPWNKACKQELPHCPLPGCNGLGHANNVFVTHRSLSGCPLNAQSIKKKMTGEEMMTIKLQASSGVDNNNDVQHLDHEIKELNESNLKIEADMMQLQTQISSMECNLKTIEEENKMIEQHNDSLLKELGHLSQALINSLTDIQLPQMGPISEHNFEAYVNTLTDMYNSSEHDYSPECKALLDNIKQAMKGIHV; from the exons AGAATGAATTTCATGCTCACATCCTGAAAAAAGTCAAGAATTGTGCACAAATCGACCAAGGTGGACTGCGTGGACCTTGCAGCACGTCGTATATATTTCCAAAAAAACTGCAAATAAAG ATGGATTCAGAAGGAGAggaaaacacacaccaaacatgcAACGGGGGTAAAG TTCCAGCTGACTGCATCACCCAGGCTCCAAG CACATATGGGTCTATGGCTGCTAGGAAGAGGCTCGCCCAGGAAGGGGTGCAGGGCGCCCCCGTCAACAAGAGAAAGTCTCTCCTGATGAGGCCCTGCCACTACAGCCCCAGTGAGGCGTGCTGTGAGGAGGAGAACGAGGACCTGGCACCGCCACAGGACAAAGAAGAGCTGAGGAACATTGACACTCCAGCAG ATGGATACTCAGAAACACTTAACGAGCCCAAGAGAAATGGCTGCCAGGACGCAATAACAAAACCCCATGATTCCTTTGGATGGTCTGAAGTGGTGACTGACTTTCCCCATCAGGAGGCTGCAGCCTCGGAAACTCTGGAGGACGAAGAAGTGGCGGAACGAAaccaagaagaagaggaagaagaacaaAGTCAGGACAGGATGAGTATGACTTGCAGATCGTCGCCACGTAAAAGCCCATACAGAGACAGCTGGGAAGCCGAGTGGgagcctctgtccctgtctcattCTGCAAGGGTGAATGGCTCCAATGGCTCTATCAGCAGCCCCTCCAAAGCCACCACCGGAGAAAGATACCTATTGGGGAGAAACGACTACCTACACATGAGAGACCATGATCCTGACTCTGTCCTTAGTGGGTACAACATGGGCAGAGCAGGTCCCTTCCAGACAGGGACCCTGCGGCTCTACCGATCAACCCCCAGTGAGGAGGACAGTGAGGGGGAGCCAGAGGTGGAGAGGCCTCCTCGGCTGGAGGCCTGGGCCCTGGGCCTGCAGGAGATGGAGAGACCCCTGAGCCtggagatggacagaggagacagagacagaggagacagagactgggacagagggagGGTGAACCTGAGTCTCCTGGAACAGGCCATGGCATTGCAGTCAGAGCAGAGACAGGTCCTCCACAATGCCTACAGGGAGATGGATAGGTTCCTACTGGAGCAGATGACCAATGAGAGGAGGCACCAACGGCTACTGGATGTGGACACCAGGGTGGGCTATCATGGATGCAAAG ACTCTCCACGACCAGATAAGAAGGATATAAGGTGTCCTACCCCTGGTTGTGACGGCACTGGCCATGTCACTGGTCTGTACCCCCACCACAGGAGTCTGTCTGGCTGTCCCCACAAAGTCAGAGTCCCCCCAGAGA tcCTGGCCATGCATGAAAACGTCCTCAAGTGTCCTACTCCCGGGTGCACAGGAAGGGGCCATGTAAACAGCAACCGTAGCACCCACCGGAG TCTCTCAGGCTGCCCCATTGCTGCTGCAGTGAAAGTCTCCAAACCTCAAGAGGAGAGCCCCAAATGCAGACAAGCACCTGAACGATTGTCCAG TAGCCACTTTCCTCATCAAATCCAACAACACCTCGTCTTCTTGGATTCTTCTCCAACCAGGCCTCTCGGCCCCCTCATGAAGAAGTTGGAGTTGAATCAGTACAACTACAGGTTCGCCCATCACCATCCTGTCACCGCCGCCTTGCAAGCCAACCTCACCAAGGACATGGACAAGTACAGCAAGATCCGCTTTGATTACGCCAGCTTTGATGCACAGGTCTTCGGCAAGCAACCTCTGATGGCACCCAACCAGGACCAAGAAATCTCTTCTTCACACTTGCCTGACT CTCTAAAGTACACTGGCGTTCTGGGCGCCCCCGGCAACCGCGTGCCCACGCCAGGCCCTGAACGCCACAGCCCACCCAGCCATTACAAACCTGGAGGTGAGGGGCTCCAAGCCACCACTGCCACCACTGCCATCCTCAACCTCTCCACCCGCTACCGAAGCAACATGGAGTCCATCTCGGGTCGGCCCCTTGCGTCCTCCACAAAG GACATGCCCATAGAAGTGGATGAGAACGGCACTCTGGACCTGAGTATGAAGAAGGGTCGGGAGGTGAAAGCCCCACCCCAGGTGCCTTTGGGAGACGCTACCCAGTCCCCTCCTGAGTCCACTCTGTCCAAGCAGGCCGGAAGTGTGCACATCAGCCCTGCCTTCTACCAGGCCCTGTGCGAGAGAGACACCTGGGACACCCCTCTCAACTTCAGCAAAGCACAGCAACAAATAATGCACGACAGAGAG CAGGAAGATTTTGATGACGCTTCTCTGGAGGACCAGGGCTACTCTGGAGACGCAAGCATGTTCAGCCCCAAGACTGATATGCTCTTAAGAGACTCTAAGAAAGAGCTGATGAG CTGTCCTACCCCTGGCTGTGACGGTAGTGGCCATGTTACAGGAAATTATGCATCACATCGAAG TGTATCTGGGTGTCCCCTGGCTGACAAGACTCTCAAATCACTGATGGCAGCCAACTCTCAGGAACTAAA GTGCCCAACACCTAGTTGTGATGGATCTGGACATGTGACAGGGAATTATTCTTCACACAGAAG TTTGTCAGGATGTCCACGTGCCAGAAAGGGAGGCTTGAAGCTTACACCAAACAGAGATGAAAAAGACGACCAAGAAATAAA GTGTCCAGTGATGGGTTGTGATGGGCAGGGCCACACATCAGGGAAGTACACATCTCACCGCAGTGCAGGGAGCTGCCCCCTTGCTGCCAAGAGGCATAAAGAGTCATCCATCAATGGCCTCCCCTTCCCCTGGAATAAGGCCTGCAAACAGGAACTGCCCCACTGTCCCCTGCCCGGTTGCAATGGCCTTGGACATGCCAATAACGTGTTTGTCACCCATAGAAG TTTGTCTGGATGCCCTCTTAATGCTCAGAGTATTAAGAAGAagatgacaggagaggagatgatgaCTATTAAACTTCAAGCCAGCAGTG GAGTCGACAACAACAATGACGTGCAACACTTGGATCATGAAATCAAAGAACTGAATGAATCCAACCTGAAAATAGAAGCTGACATGATGCAACTGCAGACCCAA ATTTCATCGATGGAATGTAACCTGAAGACAATTGAGGAGGAGAACAAGATGATTGAACAGCACAACGACAGCCTTCTGAAGGAGTTAGGTCACCTCAGCCAAGCTCTCATCAACAGTCTCACAGATATCCAACTGCCTCAAATG GGGCCCATCAGCGAGCATAATTTCGAAGCCTACGTGAACACATTAACAGATATGTACAACAGCTCTGAGCACGACTACTCTCCCGAGTGTAAGGCTCTCTTGGATAATATCAAACAGGCTATGAAGGGAATCCACGTTTAA
- the LOC115114556 gene encoding suppression of tumorigenicity 18 protein-like isoform X1, with product MKGADKAIVAKSFGIWKSSSQRSRTMEKPDESSEESKENLSSCTCESLRKENEFHAHILKKVKNCAQIDQGGLRGPCSTSYIFPKKLQIKMDSEGEENTHQTCNGGKVPADCITQAPSTYGSMAARKRLAQEGVQGAPVNKRKSLLMRPCHYSPSEACCEEENEDLAPPQDKEELRNIDTPADGYSETLNEPKRNGCQDAITKPHDSFGWSEVVTDFPHQEAAASETLEDEEVAERNQEEEEEEQSQDRMSMTCRSSPRKSPYRDSWEAEWEPLSLSHSARVNGSNGSISSPSKATTGERYLLGRNDYLHMRDHDPDSVLSGYNMGRAGPFQTGTLRLYRSTPSEEDSEGEPEVERPPRLEAWALGLQEMERPLSLEMDRGDRDRGDRDWDRGRVNLSLLEQAMALQSEQRQVLHNAYREMDRFLLEQMTNERRHQRLLDVDTRVGYHGCKDSPRPDKKDIRCPTPGCDGTGHVTGLYPHHRSLSGCPHKVRVPPEILAMHENVLKCPTPGCTGRGHVNSNRSTHRSLSGCPIAAAVKVSKPQEESPKCRQAPERLSSSHFPHQIQQHLVFLDSSPTRPLGPLMKKLELNQYNYRFAHHHPVTAALQANLTKDMDKYSKIRFDYASFDAQVFGKQPLMAPNQDQEISSSHLPDSLKYTGVLGAPGNRVPTPGPERHSPPSHYKPGGEGLQATTATTAILNLSTRYRSNMESISGRPLASSTKDMPIEVDENGTLDLSMKKGREVKAPPQVPLGDATQSPPESTLSKQAGSVHISPAFYQALCERDTWDTPLNFSKAQQQIMHDREQEDFDDASLEDQGYSGDASMFSPKTDMLLRDSKKELMSCPTPGCDGSGHVTGNYASHRSVSGCPLADKTLKSLMAANSQELKCPTPSCDGSGHVTGNYSSHRSLSGCPRARKGGLKLTPNRDEKDDQEIKCPVMGCDGQGHTSGKYTSHRSAGSCPLAAKRHKESSINGLPFPWNKACKQELPHCPLPGCNGLGHANNVFVTHRSLSGCPLNAQSIKKKMTGEEMMTIKLQASSGVDNNNDVQHLDHEIKELNESNLKIEADMMQLQTQQISSMECNLKTIEEENKMIEQHNDSLLKELGHLSQALINSLTDIQLPQMGPISEHNFEAYVNTLTDMYNSSEHDYSPECKALLDNIKQAMKGIHV from the exons AGAATGAATTTCATGCTCACATCCTGAAAAAAGTCAAGAATTGTGCACAAATCGACCAAGGTGGACTGCGTGGACCTTGCAGCACGTCGTATATATTTCCAAAAAAACTGCAAATAAAG ATGGATTCAGAAGGAGAggaaaacacacaccaaacatgcAACGGGGGTAAAG TTCCAGCTGACTGCATCACCCAGGCTCCAAG CACATATGGGTCTATGGCTGCTAGGAAGAGGCTCGCCCAGGAAGGGGTGCAGGGCGCCCCCGTCAACAAGAGAAAGTCTCTCCTGATGAGGCCCTGCCACTACAGCCCCAGTGAGGCGTGCTGTGAGGAGGAGAACGAGGACCTGGCACCGCCACAGGACAAAGAAGAGCTGAGGAACATTGACACTCCAGCAG ATGGATACTCAGAAACACTTAACGAGCCCAAGAGAAATGGCTGCCAGGACGCAATAACAAAACCCCATGATTCCTTTGGATGGTCTGAAGTGGTGACTGACTTTCCCCATCAGGAGGCTGCAGCCTCGGAAACTCTGGAGGACGAAGAAGTGGCGGAACGAAaccaagaagaagaggaagaagaacaaAGTCAGGACAGGATGAGTATGACTTGCAGATCGTCGCCACGTAAAAGCCCATACAGAGACAGCTGGGAAGCCGAGTGGgagcctctgtccctgtctcattCTGCAAGGGTGAATGGCTCCAATGGCTCTATCAGCAGCCCCTCCAAAGCCACCACCGGAGAAAGATACCTATTGGGGAGAAACGACTACCTACACATGAGAGACCATGATCCTGACTCTGTCCTTAGTGGGTACAACATGGGCAGAGCAGGTCCCTTCCAGACAGGGACCCTGCGGCTCTACCGATCAACCCCCAGTGAGGAGGACAGTGAGGGGGAGCCAGAGGTGGAGAGGCCTCCTCGGCTGGAGGCCTGGGCCCTGGGCCTGCAGGAGATGGAGAGACCCCTGAGCCtggagatggacagaggagacagagacagaggagacagagactgggacagagggagGGTGAACCTGAGTCTCCTGGAACAGGCCATGGCATTGCAGTCAGAGCAGAGACAGGTCCTCCACAATGCCTACAGGGAGATGGATAGGTTCCTACTGGAGCAGATGACCAATGAGAGGAGGCACCAACGGCTACTGGATGTGGACACCAGGGTGGGCTATCATGGATGCAAAG ACTCTCCACGACCAGATAAGAAGGATATAAGGTGTCCTACCCCTGGTTGTGACGGCACTGGCCATGTCACTGGTCTGTACCCCCACCACAGGAGTCTGTCTGGCTGTCCCCACAAAGTCAGAGTCCCCCCAGAGA tcCTGGCCATGCATGAAAACGTCCTCAAGTGTCCTACTCCCGGGTGCACAGGAAGGGGCCATGTAAACAGCAACCGTAGCACCCACCGGAG TCTCTCAGGCTGCCCCATTGCTGCTGCAGTGAAAGTCTCCAAACCTCAAGAGGAGAGCCCCAAATGCAGACAAGCACCTGAACGATTGTCCAG TAGCCACTTTCCTCATCAAATCCAACAACACCTCGTCTTCTTGGATTCTTCTCCAACCAGGCCTCTCGGCCCCCTCATGAAGAAGTTGGAGTTGAATCAGTACAACTACAGGTTCGCCCATCACCATCCTGTCACCGCCGCCTTGCAAGCCAACCTCACCAAGGACATGGACAAGTACAGCAAGATCCGCTTTGATTACGCCAGCTTTGATGCACAGGTCTTCGGCAAGCAACCTCTGATGGCACCCAACCAGGACCAAGAAATCTCTTCTTCACACTTGCCTGACT CTCTAAAGTACACTGGCGTTCTGGGCGCCCCCGGCAACCGCGTGCCCACGCCAGGCCCTGAACGCCACAGCCCACCCAGCCATTACAAACCTGGAGGTGAGGGGCTCCAAGCCACCACTGCCACCACTGCCATCCTCAACCTCTCCACCCGCTACCGAAGCAACATGGAGTCCATCTCGGGTCGGCCCCTTGCGTCCTCCACAAAG GACATGCCCATAGAAGTGGATGAGAACGGCACTCTGGACCTGAGTATGAAGAAGGGTCGGGAGGTGAAAGCCCCACCCCAGGTGCCTTTGGGAGACGCTACCCAGTCCCCTCCTGAGTCCACTCTGTCCAAGCAGGCCGGAAGTGTGCACATCAGCCCTGCCTTCTACCAGGCCCTGTGCGAGAGAGACACCTGGGACACCCCTCTCAACTTCAGCAAAGCACAGCAACAAATAATGCACGACAGAGAG CAGGAAGATTTTGATGACGCTTCTCTGGAGGACCAGGGCTACTCTGGAGACGCAAGCATGTTCAGCCCCAAGACTGATATGCTCTTAAGAGACTCTAAGAAAGAGCTGATGAG CTGTCCTACCCCTGGCTGTGACGGTAGTGGCCATGTTACAGGAAATTATGCATCACATCGAAG TGTATCTGGGTGTCCCCTGGCTGACAAGACTCTCAAATCACTGATGGCAGCCAACTCTCAGGAACTAAA GTGCCCAACACCTAGTTGTGATGGATCTGGACATGTGACAGGGAATTATTCTTCACACAGAAG TTTGTCAGGATGTCCACGTGCCAGAAAGGGAGGCTTGAAGCTTACACCAAACAGAGATGAAAAAGACGACCAAGAAATAAA GTGTCCAGTGATGGGTTGTGATGGGCAGGGCCACACATCAGGGAAGTACACATCTCACCGCAGTGCAGGGAGCTGCCCCCTTGCTGCCAAGAGGCATAAAGAGTCATCCATCAATGGCCTCCCCTTCCCCTGGAATAAGGCCTGCAAACAGGAACTGCCCCACTGTCCCCTGCCCGGTTGCAATGGCCTTGGACATGCCAATAACGTGTTTGTCACCCATAGAAG TTTGTCTGGATGCCCTCTTAATGCTCAGAGTATTAAGAAGAagatgacaggagaggagatgatgaCTATTAAACTTCAAGCCAGCAGTG GAGTCGACAACAACAATGACGTGCAACACTTGGATCATGAAATCAAAGAACTGAATGAATCCAACCTGAAAATAGAAGCTGACATGATGCAACTGCAGACCCAA CAGATTTCATCGATGGAATGTAACCTGAAGACAATTGAGGAGGAGAACAAGATGATTGAACAGCACAACGACAGCCTTCTGAAGGAGTTAGGTCACCTCAGCCAAGCTCTCATCAACAGTCTCACAGATATCCAACTGCCTCAAATG GGGCCCATCAGCGAGCATAATTTCGAAGCCTACGTGAACACATTAACAGATATGTACAACAGCTCTGAGCACGACTACTCTCCCGAGTGTAAGGCTCTCTTGGATAATATCAAACAGGCTATGAAGGGAATCCACGTTTAA